From a single bacterium genomic region:
- a CDS encoding ABC transporter permease, protein MLKQIVKQFFKSKLNAIGFLIVLTLFAIAIAAPLLAGNKPLLLKYQGHMYFPVFGNEPQNISSYRDLTLQKKDFGFMPPIPYSPTEYNLDNPLIAPGHEHFLGTDEQGRDIASRMIHGSRISLSVGFVAVGIYLVVGVIIGAVAGYYGGRVDIMISRFMEMVMCFPTFFLILAVLAFVGPSLINIMIVIGLTSWTGVARLVRGEFLKLRDQDFVSATRALGLRVPRILFKHILPNAMAPVMVSATFGVASSILIESSLSFLGFGVQPPTPSWGDILSQSREFMDIAWWLTFFPGFAIFITITSFNIVGEGLRDVLDPKLKT, encoded by the coding sequence ATGTTAAAACAAATTGTTAAGCAATTTTTTAAATCTAAACTGAATGCAATTGGCTTTTTAATTGTACTTACATTATTTGCCATTGCCATAGCAGCGCCTCTTTTAGCCGGTAACAAGCCTCTTCTTTTAAAATATCAGGGGCACATGTATTTTCCTGTTTTTGGCAACGAACCTCAAAATATTTCATCGTATCGTGATTTGACCTTGCAAAAAAAGGATTTTGGTTTCATGCCTCCCATACCGTATTCTCCTACCGAGTATAATTTGGATAATCCGCTTATTGCTCCTGGCCACGAACATTTTTTAGGAACCGATGAACAGGGTCGTGATATTGCCTCGCGCATGATTCATGGTTCACGTATTTCGCTGTCGGTAGGTTTTGTTGCGGTGGGTATTTATCTTGTTGTGGGTGTTATTATTGGTGCCGTGGCCGGTTACTATGGTGGCAGGGTTGATATCATGATTTCCCGCTTTATGGAAATGGTGATGTGTTTTCCCACGTTCTTTCTAATTCTGGCCGTTTTGGCCTTTGTAGGCCCAAGTCTTATTAATATTATGATTGTTATTGGGCTTACCAGCTGGACGGGAGTGGCTCGTTTGGTGCGTGGAGAGTTTTTAAAATTGCGGGATCAAGATTTTGTGAGTGCCACGCGCGCCTTAGGCTTAAGAGTACCACGCATTTTATTTAAACATATTTTGCCCAATGCCATGGCGCCTGTTATGGTGTCGGCTACGTTTGGGGTGGCCTCGTCCATTTTAATTGAATCGTCGCTTTCGTTTTTGGGTTTTGGTGTACAACCACCCACGCCTAGCTGGGGGGATATTTTGTCGCAGTCGCGCGAATTTATGGATATTGCCTGGTGGCTTACTTTTTTTCCGGGATTTGCTATTTTTATTACCATCACGTCTTTTAATATTGTAGGCGAAGGCCTAAGAGATGTGCTCGATCCTAAACTCAAGACGTGA
- a CDS encoding NAD(P)-dependent oxidoreductase, whose product MSKLSKKTIIITGASRGIGREIALKLAQDGANLVLAAKSTTEGKLPGTIYSVAKEVEALGGTALPLQVDVRDEASVQEMANKTIEKFGCIDGLINNAGAIQLTQLESTPPKRMDLMLDINVRAVLMCSHYCIPHLKKNGGHIINLSPPLSLNPKWYGNHVVYSISKYGMSMATIGMAAELKEAGVAVNSLWPRTIIATAAVNMIMGETGMEISRTPAIMADAAYEILITPPKELTGQTLLDEDFLKTRGYTNFEKYTTIPGTTPALDLFVEN is encoded by the coding sequence ATGTCAAAACTCAGCAAAAAAACTATTATTATCACGGGCGCTAGCCGCGGCATTGGCCGGGAGATCGCTTTAAAACTGGCTCAAGATGGAGCTAACCTTGTACTCGCTGCCAAATCGACAACCGAAGGAAAATTGCCAGGCACCATTTATTCGGTTGCCAAGGAAGTAGAAGCTTTAGGAGGCACAGCTCTTCCTCTGCAGGTGGATGTGCGTGACGAAGCAAGCGTGCAAGAGATGGCGAATAAAACTATTGAAAAATTTGGGTGTATTGACGGACTTATTAATAATGCCGGCGCTATTCAATTAACACAGCTCGAATCTACCCCACCCAAGCGTATGGATTTGATGCTCGATATTAACGTAAGAGCGGTACTGATGTGTTCGCACTATTGCATCCCTCATCTCAAAAAAAATGGCGGCCATATTATCAATTTATCACCTCCCCTTTCGTTAAATCCAAAATGGTATGGCAATCATGTGGTTTATTCTATTTCCAAATACGGCATGAGCATGGCTACCATTGGCATGGCCGCCGAATTAAAAGAAGCAGGCGTTGCTGTTAATTCATTATGGCCCCGCACGATTATTGCTACAGCCGCGGTGAATATGATTATGGGAGAAACCGGTATGGAAATTTCGCGCACACCGGCCATTATGGCCGACGCCGCCTACGAAATTTTAATAACTCCTCCAAAAGAACTGACGGGGCAAACTCTTTTAGATGAAGATTTTTTAAAAACGCGTGGGTATACCAATTTCGAAAAGTACACCACCATCCCCGGCACCACACCAGCACTCGATTTGTTTGTAGAAAATTAA
- a CDS encoding chromate resistance protein — protein sequence MIWITTSSPDIFQLASSWLITRFVDQKAEIIFAPEESVNTVISETLGLPFDIEGVEFSRTQGWSAFERILVSYRFTNPALGKMAPVLRYSNALTLKEYFETFGLKEEAARLVQIPANDKEALAFGLKLFDALYNKVRESTLAEGVGHNIDPIKGL from the coding sequence ATGATTTGGATTACCACATCGTCTCCCGATATTTTTCAGTTGGCCAGTAGCTGGCTTATTACCCGTTTTGTTGATCAAAAAGCAGAAATTATTTTTGCCCCTGAGGAATCGGTGAATACGGTTATTTCCGAAACCTTGGGCCTGCCTTTTGATATTGAAGGCGTAGAATTTTCGCGTACGCAGGGATGGAGTGCGTTTGAGCGTATTTTGGTATCGTACCGTTTTACTAATCCGGCACTGGGTAAAATGGCGCCTGTGTTGCGATATAGCAATGCGTTAACATTAAAAGAATATTTTGAGACGTTTGGTTTAAAAGAGGAGGCAGCCCGTTTGGTCCAAATTCCAGCTAACGATAAAGAAGCTTTAGCTTTTGGTTTAAAATTATTTGATGCTCTTTATAATAAAGTGCGTGAGTCTACTTTAGCCGAAGGAGTAGGTCACAATATTGACCCTATTAAAGGGCTGTAA
- a CDS encoding Fic family protein yields the protein MATTKPTRTQIAKLKAEYDQLRPGKESLLVLIEETEIPESVYNSNAIENSTLTLDETEKILLEMEVSRRMNVREVFEAKNLARVTEYIRNHAHKKELNLDMILTLHSLLLGNINDKIAGRLRIKGEYVRVGKHIAAPPEHLPALINELLTEENSDYETYFLDKIARFHLKFETIHPFNDGNGRIGRILVNYQLLHLGFPGIIIRNKEKKEYMKGFAEYQKNKNTKITEKIFSKALTESLHKRLAYLKGQNIITLSEYAKNKKLRLNTLLNAAKRQNIKAFREKGAWKIAD from the coding sequence ATGGCCACCACCAAGCCCACTCGAACGCAAATAGCCAAATTAAAAGCAGAATATGATCAGCTACGCCCAGGAAAAGAATCTCTCCTTGTTCTTATTGAAGAAACAGAAATACCGGAGAGTGTTTACAATTCCAATGCCATCGAAAACTCCACTTTAACATTAGATGAAACCGAAAAAATTCTGCTCGAAATGGAAGTGTCGCGCCGCATGAATGTGCGTGAAGTTTTTGAAGCTAAAAATCTGGCACGAGTCACTGAATACATCCGTAACCATGCCCATAAAAAAGAACTGAATCTCGACATGATACTTACCCTACATTCGCTGCTCTTAGGAAACATTAACGACAAAATCGCCGGACGACTTCGAATAAAGGGGGAATATGTGCGCGTTGGCAAACACATTGCGGCACCTCCCGAACACCTCCCTGCATTAATAAACGAACTACTGACCGAAGAAAATAGCGATTATGAAACTTATTTTCTCGATAAAATCGCAAGATTTCATCTCAAATTTGAAACCATTCATCCCTTCAACGATGGCAATGGCCGCATTGGACGCATACTTGTTAACTACCAGCTTTTACATCTTGGATTTCCAGGTATTATTATTCGTAATAAAGAAAAAAAGGAATACATGAAGGGATTTGCGGAATACCAAAAAAACAAAAATACCAAAATAACAGAAAAGATCTTTTCAAAAGCATTAACAGAATCGCTGCATAAAAGACTGGCTTATTTAAAAGGACAAAACATTATTACCCTTTCGGAATATGCCAAAAACAAGAAACTTCGTTTAAACACATTACTTAATGCCGCTAAAAGGCAAAACATAAAAGCCTTCCGAGAAAAGGGAGCTTGGAAAATTGCCGATTAA
- a CDS encoding M20/M25/M40 family metallo-hydrolase: MINLDTIKDEAVAYLQQLIRINTTNPPGNELEAIKFLSGILTKENIPHDIFESAPGRANLVARLKGNGSKKPLLLTGHVDVVPAEPQHWAVDPFSGKIQDGCIWGRGAVDMKQMVVMELMMLLYAKRNSLNLNRDLIFAAVADEEAACTHGSQWLVENRPELVQAEYALNEVGGFSLYVEDKVFYPIGVAERGICWFRVIAKGDPGHGSMPHDNQAVNKLTGAAHRLGTHHLPFHSHPVVNKFISYLASAQKFPKNIILSLVKNRLFHSFITSKVLPDKKRAKVFNALFHNTVSPTILKAGSKVNVIPSTATFEVDGRILPGQTVESFLNEVREVIGPGLDIEVNYKWNPTEIKDYQNDFYDVLASSVIENHEGAIPVPYLIPGFTDAAHYSRLGIKSYGFAPVKLMPNMNFSEMFHGHNERIPVEGFLWGVKVLGDVIRRA; encoded by the coding sequence ATGATTAATTTAGACACTATTAAGGACGAAGCGGTTGCATATCTTCAACAGCTTATCCGTATCAATACTACCAACCCTCCCGGTAATGAACTGGAAGCTATTAAATTTTTATCGGGAATTCTTACCAAAGAAAATATTCCACACGATATTTTTGAAAGTGCACCCGGGCGCGCCAATTTAGTGGCGCGTCTTAAAGGCAATGGTTCTAAAAAACCACTTCTCTTAACCGGCCACGTGGACGTGGTTCCTGCCGAGCCCCAGCATTGGGCTGTAGATCCGTTCTCGGGAAAAATTCAAGATGGCTGTATTTGGGGCCGTGGTGCGGTGGATATGAAACAGATGGTGGTGATGGAGCTGATGATGCTTCTTTACGCCAAACGGAACAGTTTAAATTTAAATCGCGATCTTATTTTTGCCGCGGTGGCTGATGAAGAAGCGGCCTGTACTCACGGCAGCCAGTGGCTGGTTGAAAATCGTCCGGAGTTGGTGCAGGCCGAGTATGCGTTAAACGAAGTAGGTGGTTTTAGTTTGTATGTAGAAGACAAAGTTTTTTACCCTATTGGTGTAGCCGAGCGTGGTATTTGCTGGTTTAGGGTTATTGCAAAAGGTGATCCGGGCCACGGATCTATGCCGCACGATAACCAGGCAGTTAATAAACTCACGGGTGCAGCACATCGTTTGGGCACACATCATTTGCCGTTTCATTCGCATCCTGTGGTAAATAAATTTATTAGTTATTTGGCCAGTGCCCAAAAATTTCCAAAAAATATTATTTTAAGTCTTGTTAAAAACCGTTTGTTTCATTCGTTTATTACCAGCAAAGTATTGCCCGATAAAAAGCGTGCTAAAGTTTTTAATGCTCTTTTTCACAACACGGTATCTCCCACTATTCTTAAAGCGGGTAGTAAGGTAAATGTAATTCCGTCTACAGCTACCTTTGAAGTAGATGGGCGTATTTTGCCTGGGCAAACGGTAGAGAGTTTTTTAAATGAAGTGCGCGAGGTGATTGGCCCCGGTTTAGATATTGAAGTAAACTATAAATGGAATCCTACCGAAATTAAAGATTATCAAAATGATTTTTACGATGTGTTGGCCAGTAGTGTGATTGAAAATCACGAGGGAGCTATTCCTGTTCCGTATCTTATTCCAGGTTTTACCGATGCTGCTCATTATAGCCGCCTGGGTATTAAAAGTTATGGTTTTGCGCCTGTAAAATTGATGCCTAACATGAATTTTTCGGAAATGTTTCATGGGCACAACGAACGTATTCCTGTGGAAGGATTTTTGTGGGGTGTAAAAGTATTGGGCGATGTTATAAGAAGAGCTTAA
- a CDS encoding type II toxin-antitoxin system HicB family antitoxin — translation MKNKTAYLINILWSEEDQCYIAEVPELEGCITHGKTSEQALKHVHQAIESWIMAAKKLKHPIPKPALMRKASGKFNVRLPQALHKDLIIRATREKVSLNQMVTTLLAKGL, via the coding sequence ATGAAAAACAAAACTGCTTATCTCATCAATATTTTATGGTCGGAAGAAGACCAATGCTATATAGCCGAAGTACCGGAGCTGGAAGGCTGCATCACCCACGGCAAAACCAGTGAACAGGCTTTAAAACATGTCCATCAGGCTATCGAAAGTTGGATCATGGCCGCCAAAAAACTAAAACATCCCATTCCTAAACCAGCTCTCATGCGCAAGGCCAGCGGCAAATTTAACGTCCGCCTGCCACAAGCGCTTCATAAAGATCTCATCATCCGTGCCACCCGTGAAAAAGTAAGCTTAAACCAAATGGTCACCACTTTATTGGCAAAAGGCTTGTGA
- a CDS encoding GMC family oxidoreductase, producing the protein MVKKAHYYPLFTIHYPPLMILTYSDIKKNISEKCDAVVVGSGAGGAAVAKELAEAGLSVIVLEEGGYYKTEDFRHLNTLEGIIKLYRDAGSTAMMGKPNIMYTEGRCVGGSTVINGGMCWRTPDKILKRWQWENGLTDLTPQKMDFYFDRVEKMLSVSPVLPEAQNRDSDLLKLGAERLGYKVKPNVRSGKACVGTNQCLVGCPTGAKQSSLVSYIPAFIQAKGRVIANCRVKKVHLKGSKADGVSGVIVHPETKKVLHKVRIQAPITVVCGGAIQTPVLLLRSKVANSSGLVGKNLFAHPNTKVVGVFNDKVEAWKGVNQACQITEFMDEGIIMAVNFIPPTVMALALPQYGRGFLDEIKEIYNHCVTGAALIEDTSRGQVRAIPGDQALVTYSLNARDFELAKRAIALLSEIYFAAGAKRVYLPFDNLHEIKTLDDIRKIYEYPMRPIDLELMTVHMMGTAQMGSDPKKSVVNGFGESHDVKGLYVADASVFPSSIGVNPQETIMALATRTAFHIAENVMKYRT; encoded by the coding sequence ATGGTAAAAAAAGCTCATTACTATCCACTATTCACTATCCACTATCCACCTCTTATGATTCTTACTTATTCCGACATCAAAAAAAATATTTCCGAAAAATGCGATGCCGTGGTGGTGGGGAGTGGTGCGGGTGGTGCGGCTGTGGCCAAGGAACTGGCCGAAGCAGGGTTATCGGTTATTGTTTTGGAAGAGGGTGGTTATTACAAAACCGAAGATTTTAGGCACCTCAACACGCTTGAAGGAATTATCAAGCTCTACCGCGATGCAGGTTCTACCGCCATGATGGGTAAACCCAACATCATGTACACCGAAGGGCGTTGTGTGGGTGGGTCTACCGTTATTAACGGCGGCATGTGCTGGAGGACGCCCGATAAAATTTTAAAACGCTGGCAATGGGAAAACGGGCTGACTGATTTAACGCCTCAAAAGATGGATTTTTATTTTGACCGCGTTGAAAAAATGCTGTCGGTATCTCCTGTTTTGCCCGAAGCGCAAAATAGAGATTCCGATTTGTTAAAGCTGGGGGCCGAGCGTTTGGGCTACAAGGTAAAACCCAATGTGCGGTCGGGAAAAGCTTGTGTGGGCACCAATCAATGTTTGGTTGGATGTCCTACGGGGGCCAAACAATCATCTCTTGTTTCTTATATTCCTGCTTTTATTCAGGCCAAGGGCCGCGTGATTGCCAATTGTCGTGTTAAAAAAGTGCATCTTAAAGGTTCTAAGGCAGATGGTGTTTCGGGTGTTATTGTTCATCCCGAAACTAAAAAAGTATTACACAAGGTACGTATTCAGGCTCCTATTACTGTTGTTTGTGGTGGAGCCATTCAAACACCCGTACTCTTACTCCGCAGCAAGGTAGCTAATTCATCCGGACTTGTTGGTAAAAATTTATTTGCTCATCCCAATACCAAAGTAGTGGGTGTGTTTAACGATAAAGTTGAAGCCTGGAAGGGTGTTAATCAGGCGTGTCAGATAACCGAATTTATGGACGAAGGAATTATTATGGCGGTTAATTTTATTCCGCCAACTGTAATGGCCTTGGCTCTCCCTCAATATGGGAGGGGTTTTTTAGATGAAATTAAAGAAATTTATAATCACTGTGTAACAGGCGCTGCATTAATTGAAGACACCTCGCGTGGTCAGGTGCGGGCTATTCCCGGCGATCAGGCTTTGGTAACCTATAGTTTAAACGCGCGCGATTTTGAGCTGGCCAAACGGGCCATTGCTCTTTTATCTGAAATATATTTTGCGGCCGGCGCCAAGCGGGTGTATTTGCCATTTGATAATTTGCACGAAATTAAAACGCTGGATGATATCCGTAAAATTTACGAATATCCCATGAGACCTATCGATTTAGAGCTGATGACAGTACATATGATGGGGACTGCTCAAATGGGTAGTGACCCAAAAAAATCGGTTGTGAATGGTTTTGGAGAAAGTCATGATGTAAAAGGTTTGTATGTGGCCGATGCATCGGTGTTTCCATCGTCTATTGGTGTGAATCCTCAAGAAACCATTATGGCATTGGCCACACGCACGGCTTTTCACATTGCCGAAAATGTAATGAAGTACCGGACATAA
- a CDS encoding NUDIX hydrolase, translating into MDLLSLLEAFCPLNNHEEQLKTRFMAFVKSTPHCFKREHLAGHVTGSAWLLNPAKTHVLLTHHKKLDKWIQLGGHADGNPHILETCLREAQEESGILSITPLSPQILGIDIHLIPARKDEPEHFHYDVNFPFVANTDKFIVSEESNNLAWVKIEDILTGNYENSLKRLAQHWQILSQKTLPS; encoded by the coding sequence ATGGATCTCTTAAGCCTGTTAGAAGCTTTTTGCCCCTTAAATAATCATGAAGAGCAATTAAAAACCCGTTTTATGGCTTTTGTTAAAAGCACGCCCCATTGTTTTAAGCGCGAACACCTGGCAGGCCACGTAACGGGCTCGGCCTGGCTTTTAAACCCGGCCAAAACCCATGTTTTGTTAACACACCACAAAAAACTGGATAAATGGATCCAATTGGGGGGGCATGCCGACGGTAATCCTCATATTTTAGAAACCTGTTTGAGGGAAGCCCAGGAAGAATCGGGTATTTTGTCTATTACTCCCCTCTCGCCTCAAATTTTGGGGATAGATATTCACCTCATTCCTGCCCGCAAGGATGAACCCGAGCATTTTCATTATGATGTTAATTTTCCGTTTGTGGCCAATACAGACAAATTTATTGTGAGTGAAGAATCGAACAACTTAGCCTGGGTAAAAATTGAAGATATTTTAACGGGCAATTACGAAAATTCTCTTAAACGTTTGGCTCAACACTGGCAGATACTTAGTCAAAAAACTTTGCCCTCGTAA
- a CDS encoding type II toxin-antitoxin system HicA family toxin, translating to MLPPKQAQTQKLLSVCYQIALEKMPLYMVPNDMGSAESLIEKLDRQNIKQSELETLLSRLGFIKIRGKGSHEVWGHHQYPDIHIVIASHSKDVPSYQLRQIKKSLQTRGIL from the coding sequence ATGTTACCTCCAAAACAGGCCCAAACACAAAAACTGCTATCAGTTTGTTATCAAATAGCTCTTGAAAAAATGCCACTATATATGGTACCAAATGATATGGGATCAGCAGAAAGTCTCATCGAAAAACTGGACCGGCAAAATATTAAACAATCCGAATTGGAAACATTACTGTCTAGGCTGGGCTTTATAAAAATAAGAGGTAAGGGTTCTCATGAAGTATGGGGGCATCATCAATATCCCGATATTCATATCGTGATTGCTTCCCACAGCAAAGATGTCCCCTCTTATCAGCTACGGCAAATCAAAAAATCTCTTCAAACACGGGGCATTCTATGA